The genomic stretch TCTCTGGGCCTAATTTCCATTCTATACAGGAGCATTGTTTCCCCCTCCGGCCTTTCAAAACCTTCCTATGTTGCGAAATGGGGACTTGACTTTAACATCACGCTTGAGATGGAGGACTTACTCACAATTTGGTCACTCACCCCACAATGCTCCATAAGTGCTTCACTTGTGGAGACCCAATATAAAGTACTCCTACGGTGGTATCTTACCCCAGATCGCATCTCAAAATTTGACGCAAATTGCAATAGTTTGTGTTTTCGAGGTTGCGGTCAGAGGGGCACCCTTTCCGATGTATGGTGGACCAGCCCAAGGGCCCGGAGGTTCTGGATCAGAATTTATCAGTTTATCTACTCCACTATCAGAGCTAAGATTCCTAAGCTCCCTAAAATTGCCCTCCTGGATGTGCGCCCACTACTGGACATAACTACTCACCAATATAAATTACTTATGCATATTTGTCTTGCAAGAAAACGAGTCATTGCAAGCTCATGGAAATCTCCATCCTTGTCAATAACACAATTCAAGACAAATTTGAGTAATGCACTTTGCTTTGACAGGATGAAAGCTATCCTAGACTACTCCCTCTCACGTTTTGAAAAAGTCTGGCTTCCTTACGTTAACCAATACCATCAAGGACTCTCCCAATCTCTCATGGTAGTCTAATGGGTTTATAACACCTCCTCATTGGCCCCCTGCTAAGGCCTCTTAGGGGACCCAAATAGTAGTCATTCTGGACTTCTGGCGTAGCCAAGgttgaccccctcccccctttcttttGCTTCTTTTCTCTTCTAGCTATAATCTCTTCATTCCTTCTCTCACTTCctccttctttctctctctctttccttctctctcttTTGGATCTCCTTCTCTGCGCCTGGCGCAGACACCCATCTGGACTttccaggaggagggagagggcctGTTTGGACCTCTTCCCCTCTTGGAACAAATGTGACCTAGTCTCCCCGGTTTCCACGGCCATATCCGCTTCTTGATAGCCCACTCCCCTGATTGGTGGACCCTGTTTTAGTTTATCCATCAAACGTTTAGCCTGAGGTTACCATTGAGGGTGCCGGTACTAGATGCCTGAGGGCTGCCGACACCCACTTATAGTTATGCCTACTTAAGAAACTGCCACTTAGAGAGGCAGTATGCATTGCTAGGTTGTAATTTTACACCAAGTACCTGTGACTGTTGATGCAGAGGTTCTGCTAACCTGTTCTTAGTTAATTTATGTTTATGTTCATGTTTTATTGTACGCTATGCTTAATATGTTGCGTATGTTATAAATGTGTGTACAATTACATGTAAGCGGATATTTGTACCTTTTTTCATTCTCATGTgtgtgttagaatttaagtattatatgaattcgtaggcctcagttactttaactgagtttagttaaaagacttgatttgcagagtatacctttaaggagcatttctagaagcactgaagaACAGTGTGATTCGGACTGCACAAGGCTACGATGTACAGACAGAGAGGCAGTCTTGTTCTGTAAACAttgagtgttttcatatttcctaaaggtaaacaatgtTCTTTTTAGATTAAGAGTCAGGTCCCCGGAATATGGAATTTTCCAggccatgcgcagtaaagactgtgcttgtcatgatatcacggggtcttatcagccaatagcaggcaatGAGTTagtgatccgtccctgctcagatgatgtcacatttaactctttagagtttAGTATAAGAAGAGCTAACAAGCTCAGGGGGGAGCTActtctgacttctggctgatgtcttccactttctactctttttgtaatgtcttgtcatcttatataactgtatgctgtatataggcctaagtgcaacgtagtatagatgtaacgtAAGGGAAAGCCTGGTTGCCATTCAAAAGGAATGGACCATGAGCCTGTAACtcaaagaggacttactacagaccaattGCTTCACTGAGGTGTAACAAACATGtagagataagcatctgtatatctgtttactgaataaactcctaaaaCTTTGAGGAcatctaagaagttctatctcctatgctgttgctgtgatgaaagTTGAGTTATCAcatttcctgtgatatggtgccgaatgaaggtgtagtgttgttgcccatagcaaccaacaaagatTTATTACAGTTTGTATACAGTTAATgcatttaatacattttttagtgagattaaaaaaacaaacattgaaagcaattaaaaaaaaattaagccaaTACAATCTCATCATTTCTCATATCCTCTTAACTTTTTTTCCAACTTGTCACTATCCAagcagatattttcaaaccttatcaataaataatctttaaagctcccaccaagcaagaaattacttacAATAAGTTTGATATTAGTTTTCACCTGATTTttactactttttcaattgccaaatgctgaaaagttatgttttagagaCAATGAAAATGttcctccttggagaaaactcaaaagaaaaGCTAATAGGATAAGGACCATTGTTGTATAACACTTACAAAGAGCAGTTGTTATGGTACCAGGCGTGAAACTTCCCTCAAAAAGCTTCACAGAGCATACTAAGCcccttttactttccttaaattaGACTCATCTAGGTCTAGGGCTCTATGCTCCACACATGGCGGGCCTGAATCAATGACAGAAGATTCTGCAGAATGGCTTGGTTATTTATAGAAATAACTGCCACTAGTTTCCCTCACACAATTTTTGTTCAACACGCACTATGACCTCACTTTCTATCTCAAGTAGGCAGGAGAATAATTCTGTGATAGGCTCTCAACTATGTTAAGTTGTAATTTTGCTAGACTTAAGTCTGCAGGTGCTATCCTGATATGTTCCTTTGGGTTTTACTGTCTCGTTCTAACAAGGTTGAGCAATTTGACTTGTTTGTagtttgtttaaccctcctggcggtttatcaaaatccgccagggggcagcaaagtcattttttaatttattttttttgtcatgtagcgagacaaggtctcgctacatgatagccgctgctcagcggcatccccccagcccctccgatcgcctccggcgatcggagatcaggagctcCCGttctctcctggagggcttcccccatcaccatggcaacgggccggatgacgtcaccgacatcgtgacgtcaaaggggactccgatccacccacagcgctgcctggcactgattggccaggcagcgcacggggtccgggggggcggccgcggcgcgacGAATAGTGGCGGATtggcgggtagcagcggcgatcgcattgcacacgcagctagcaaagtgctagctgcgtgtagcaaaaaaaattatgcaaatcggtgccttccggcggcatagcccgagctcagctcgggcttactgccaggaaggttaagctgtTGTTTTCATGGTCTGTTTATGGTTCTGTGATATCCCTTTAGGAATTTTCCTTTGACTTCTGGCATTGTTTATTTTGATCATTTGATTTATATTCTCTTTCTGCATACCAAACTGGGGTTAGCACAGGGAAACATTTTACTTTATAAATATTCCTCTCCCTTTTGGGGACAAGGGAAAAATAACAAGAATACAATCtttaaaactaaaaataaattaAGCTAGCTAAAAGAATCTTTGCAATTATTTCTGGAATTATTAAGATTAAGAgccaagctgaaaaaaaatcagtttttctCAACAAAAGCAATGCTTCCCTTTATTGTGTGATTATTGATTTTCGCATGTCTTACCTGGAACACAACCCTGGCAGATGTTACCATCTTTGTCATACAAAAGGAGCACTGACTGTGTGCATtgtgaaaattattttgacaCTGTGTAATTAAATAAGAACCGGTAAAGAGACAATAGGAAGAACTCAAGGCAAACATtcaactttcaattatgattataTTTAATTGCCTTTGTGGTTTGTCTGTACAACAATAAGATAAAATCAGATATGCAAAAATATTCAGCAGAAGGAATAAACTAGTAACGAACATTTCAAATAGAACAATCTTGCAATGCTTCATAGCTTCATGCTGCTTAAGGCATATATTTATGAAATGTCCTCCATTAACTGACATTGTTTTGCTTGTGTACTGTTTCTGTACGTATGTAACATGTTATCCTGACACTTACCTTTAGCTCTTGATGTATTTTCATTAATTAACTGTTCTGTGTGTTTAATTTCTTTTCATGTTTATTCTATCCATAGACTTCAAAAATCCTAACAACACAACATTTTCTTCAAGGTATTACGTAACTCTGGGCTTCGAAATGCATAAATGAATGGGCCAAAGACAGAACTGCACAAGAAAAGGGTACAGTTTATGTATAATGTTGACATGTAGCAGGAACAGTAAGGATTGTAAGGGCAAAACGAaaacagaagaagatgaagaaaaaatggAGACCAACAGCAAATAAATACTCCCAGTAAAATGGTCAGTGTAATGGCTCCTTTTAAATTTGTTCTTTGTTGTACTGAACTCCATTGTCCAGAAAGCGAGGCAATTTTTTTGGCATGTGATTGCGCTAGAAGGAACATATTGAGGTAAAGGCATATTGTAAGCAGTAATAAAAGAAgtaatgttatagaaaaacacAATATTGTTGCTGTCTCCTGGAAATAAATGACTATACTTATTCCAAAACTACCACTAAATGTCCAGATGGAGGCTAAAATGATCCATGCCCTTTTGGGAGTCATGATGTTGTGGTACCGTAGAGCAAAAAAGATAGTTATGTATCGATCTGCTGCAATTGCAGATAGGCTAAATATTGATCCAAGCAGTGATAATACAAAGAACCAGTCCAACACATCATCCATCTTTTTTTCAAACTGTCCTTCTTTTTGAAGATGGCCAATACCAACCAGGAGCATCATGATGCTTTGTAGAATTGTATACAGACATACTAGGATGTCAGATACAGATAGGCTACAGATGAAATAGTACATAGGCAAGTGCAGGTTTTTGTTTTTGACAACAGCAAAAAGCACGGCAACATTTTCCAAAATGCCAAGAGCAGAgattgtgaaaaaaaattctTCTGGAACATTTACCAGTGAGCACATTGTAAAATTGGAAGGGCTAGATGTCATGTTTGGGTGACCAATGCTTCGTCTTGTAATATCTGTGGCTCTCTCCATCTTCATTTTCTCATGGATCTTTAGTTTGTAATAACCTTTTATGATGAGTTATTCTTGTCAGTTACAGTTACagagctgtaaaaaaaacaaaaaacaaaacaaaacaagaatcAAATTATTTTGTACTCTCATTTAACATGTATTTACTTTTTACGTACAAGCAAGTTGTTGAACACAAAACATACAGAATGTCACGCTACTCTGAGTATAAACTGAGTGTAAACAAGCTGAAGTCTAtgcttaaagtgagtctgaagcaaaattaaaaaaaagatactcacctaaggtgagaaaaggctctgggtcctatagagtcgtTCCTATGGTCCCTTCGCTCTAGTGCTGTCTCCCCATCAGTCAGAGACTGCACTCTGGCTCTGCTGCTGcgagaggctttggaagtcttctggagcccgagtgctccaaaagatgggccactccatactgtgcatgcactccCCATTTGTCCAttcacagaccaatgggaatcgaggacaaaccctgcaaatttggtgattctagcatgtataggggctatTAACCCTTCCGCGGCTATTGACTTCAGTGTTAAATTTTCGTGAAGTGTGAAAATGAAAATTCATgaaacagatcagatgtttctgaataaagtctgactggattacccacatgcttgtttcaggtgtgtgattcagacactaacgaTGCCTGAACGATTAGCAGgatggcaactggtattatttaaaatgaaataaatgtgtcagcctcctccatagctgtctcacttcagatgtcctctaACATAAATGCATGTTGTGGAAACATAGGGAAGCATAGAGGTTTCATTCACACAACGATGTCAAATGGCACAAAACATCTAATCATCATTATGCTCTTTAAATCTACCAATCACAAGTCtaactactgatcactaccaccaTAACAAGATTCTGAATATCACTTCCTTCTTGTCACTAAAGCCCATCTATCACTACTGATTACTATGTAGCCATCACAAGGTCCTGAATATCACTACCGGCCAGCCACTAGAATATTTACTACAAACTATCACTATGTCTTTTACTCATTAATTCTTTGTGGCATGCATGGATATAGGTGTGATTGGGGGTGGCATGGGTGTGTATAAAGGGGTCCCTTTCTTCTCATCTCGCAAAGTTGAGAGGCATGCTTCGTGTCCTGGATCAGTTGTATTTTCAAGAGAGCCAGCAAGGGCTTCCTTCAAATTTCTCTTAGTTCATCTTTTCCTTTTCCTCTTTAGCACATTTCTTAaagaaatactttttctatggtttacactttaaagtgtaccagagcttatAGAAATTAAAGGATTTATACATACCAGTCCTATGTGCACATATCGTAGACcaccaccgtcctcagtcttctccttcttcggtaccgggtcccataacttcagccagtcacggccagtctacGCAAAAGAAGTGTGCACTGCCCTCTActtatctctccagcagtcacCGGAGAGATACAAAGAGGGCACACTTCTTTTGCGCAGGCTGGCCGCGGCTGGCtgcagttacgggacccggtaccgaagaggaAGAAGACTGAGGTCGGTGGCATGGAagcgatccatgcgcatggggcttGAGGAGACCAGCTCTGGTTTCTTTTAAGGAAGGACTGCAAAATGCTTCATTGCCAGAACAGCAAACCCACTCACATCCCAAACATGGAGGAGAATTGTAAATAGATCTGCTACAGTAACTGTATAATCACACAAAGAGCTGTGCTCAGCATAACGTGCATTCTTTATCTTTTAATTATCTCATGACGTTCAAGAGGGGATTAGTTAGATCTACAAGTAATATAAAATGCTGTTGCTTCATAAAATAGTGCAGAGGGCAATAATTATATGCAAAGTATGGTGACTATGGCAACACATAAGTTTTGTCGCTTACTGATATGAATCACATAAACTAAAATCTGATCAGCTGCTGTATTCTGCACATGGAACTACAGTATATTTAAACACAAAACCTTAGGGGCTTTCACACTTGCCTTTGTGAATTCTGCATGCAATTTTCCCCATGCACACATTTGTGCTTACAATTTTCTTATGGGAGGGGTTGGATATTTTTGCAGTTAACTTTGGGATGCATTTTTGCAAATTGTATAGGATTTTATGTTATATTGCAGTTTGCAATTTTTCCCTGTATTCCAGCAAGGTTAATGTACATGAAAATGTTTCTAATTAACTGCAAAATCAAGCAGATTTGTATGTGCTGCTATTGACTTGCGCTGAAATGTGAATCACACACTGCATATGAAAAAAAGCAGACTTTGTGTGCAACTTATAAatgcagaaaaataacaaaatgcataaaaatgggACACCATTAAAATACACTAGATGTCCGATGAACGCATTTTGGCAAAATGTACATGAATTCAAATATGTGTGAATGGCCCCTGAAGGATTTTGTCActgtttatttcagtaatttcaTTATGTTTGTTTTTGCATGGGCGGTTTGGAACATTTGTAATTGCACATGCCCATGGCATTCCCAGCCACGGCTGCTGTGCACAGGAGCGCACATGAGAAGAGCATGTGTAAAGAACAAAGCATGCATCGTGGCTGCTTAGTTGCAGCTTTTGACTTGGGGGAATGCAAAGTGGCCAGGAACATTATTGGGGACTTGAAACATTCCCAGGTATGGCCACTTCATGTTTATTTTGTcagttcagttgtgctttaacatGTGACAGTCATAGCCACTTCATGTCAAATTTGTAATAGCCATTTGTAATGGTCCTAGTCCTAGCAGTTTCAGAATTAGTGTGGTACTGCATTAAGCAGGGCTATTGCCTGAGAAAAGAAGGGGTTTCTGTGTCTGGAAGGGTTTTGTTACAGTTTACTAGTATCTCACTCCTGAACGCAATAGTTGGAAGATAAAGTGGGcatggtgagaggggtcagagtgaGGCAAACTTGATCACGCTCTTTGTGACAGacatacaaaaaatacaaaatcagGAAGGGAACAACCATGGGACTGCATATTAACATtgaaaaatacaatgtatgtttATTGATGTAGACTCTGAGTAGCTTATAAATAGCTATATTTTGTGTATGCAGGGAAGTGGTAACGTTTTGTTAAAGGTActctaggggttgattcacaaagcttttctgttgtttttttttcaccttgctTATTAACTTAAagcaacactatcaaaccaagtgttataaaatgacaatttacaaataatgtctaagtagctatgAAAACAttttctgcacatggaggaaaaacgttttagccatttatttaggaaagggttctttacagtaagagtgattaagatgtggaatgcattgccacaggaagtcgttatggcaaactctatacctgcatttaaagggggcttagaagctttccttgcgttgaaagacatccatggctacaattactaggtaatgcctaatgatgttgatccagggattttatctgattgccatctggagtcgggaaggaatttttccctttaggggctaattggaccatgccttgtaagggttttttcgccttcctctggatcaacagggatatgtgagggagcaggctggtgttgtactttatactggttgaactcgatggacgtatgtcttttttcaaccaaaataactatgtaactttttatgtaaaatatcagaggcaaaagctgtactttgttgtgtgtagattttagctacatttggaatgtctcatttgcataggtgaatctctgcagtctgacatgctaagaacagtgtaatattgaagcagagttatatgcaaTGGTTCTGGTTTCAGGTATCAcacactattacaaatgtttatattgCCCATAGGATTCATTTCCTCTGCTTTTTGCAGAGAGCTCTCAGAGACATGCAGCTCccgagagctttctctcacacacagggttaacagatgtagtgtgaggaaAACCCCCTCCTCTCATAGTTCACTGGCCAGTCAGATTTTGGCATcactgaagtgtgaaaggaatttgataacagtaaacaatgagATTAGCATTCAAATGTATACTCCCAAACTATTCCTTtctcagttgaaaaaaaaaacatgttaatggaTAGTGTTCCTGTAATTTATCTCTACTTAAATGATGTATCATGATGTATCTCCTTATTTAACTTAAATCTTGCTTTGTCTCTCATTATTTGACTTAATTCATGATGTATCTCTTCTTATAtgtttatctttttttatttatctcatgcattagctctccttacagttcAAGTGAAATAAGTGAACTGCTAACAATTAAAAGAGAAAACTGGCTTCAAAATGATCACCCCCAAAGGTAATTAATTATAAGTGCAGAAATTGCAACCAACATTGTAGatctataaatacaataaatcccATCATTTTCCCATGCCAACAGTTCTATATAGGAAAAGTCGAGAGACAGCTAGCCACCCACTTTCAAAAACATGCCAACTAGGTCCATACTGGAAGAGGGGTGGGTAGGTTTATAGCCCATTTGAGAGAAATCTTTTGGGGAGACACTGAtgatggccttaaagggaacattaaactgagagggatatggatgtttccttttaaacaataccagttgcttggcagttgtactgatctcttcagctgcagtagtggctcaatcacacacctgaaacaagcatgcagctaatccagtctgacttcagtcagagcacct from Hyperolius riggenbachi isolate aHypRig1 chromosome 5, aHypRig1.pri, whole genome shotgun sequence encodes the following:
- the LOC137517692 gene encoding adrenocorticotropic hormone receptor-like; amino-acid sequence: MKMERATDITRRSIGHPNMTSSPSNFTMCSLVNVPEEFFFTISALGILENVAVLFAVVKNKNLHLPMYYFICSLSVSDILVCLYTILQSIMMLLVGIGHLQKEGQFEKKMDDVLDWFFVLSLLGSIFSLSAIAADRYITIFFALRYHNIMTPKRAWIILASIWTFSGSFGISIVIYFQETATILCFSITLLLLLLLTICLYLNMFLLAQSHAKKIASLSGQWSSVQQRTNLKGAITLTILLGVFICCWSPFFLHLLLFSFCPYNPYCSCYMSTLYINCTLFLCSSVFGPFIYAFRSPELRNTLKKMLCC